In Bombus affinis isolate iyBomAffi1 chromosome 8, iyBomAffi1.2, whole genome shotgun sequence, the following proteins share a genomic window:
- the LOC126919157 gene encoding electroneutral sodium bicarbonate exchanger 1 isoform X9: MQRSMDPEEISDSYDSSPWMQPGIGGGGGAAHVGGTGDDEAPKDPGVRITHQSYTEKDFEGHRAHTVYVGVHLPGERRHRRHHKHHHSQRQLGTSSTDKENVDNDRPRQLLMTRRSRLSNICDPDGEMILTPPAQRVQFILGEEVGDDAHESHPLFSEMEELVKDGDEMEWKETARWIKFEEDVEEGGNRWSKPHVATLSLHALFELRSLLLNGTVMLDMEAASLEQIADLVLDNMINKGSLPIEAREKVREALLVRHRHQHERRKDNNMSRLPIIRSLAEIGRNHSSSKNSDCTCGLHALLTSDLQERRDARDAYAPSVARSSSCPNSNTALLSKEAKDLKGPYLLVPGQEPGTNGMDRSPSSVSISRNHSSSALENGDANHKGNTHFMRKIPAGAEASNILVGEVDFLDKTLSAFIRLSQAGIMGDLTEVPVPTRFIFVLLGPTGGITGFHEIGRAMATLMSDEVFHDVAYKAKNRNHLLAGIDEFLDAVTVLPPGEWDPAIRIEPPAAIPSQDVRKRPKEEKPKEDLDDEADEQKLREESGLSRTGRLFGGLVNDIKRKVPFYFSDFKDALALQCVASFIFLYFACLSPIITFGGLLSEATGKNMAAMESLVSGFVCGIGYGFFSGQPLTILGSTGPVLVFETIVYEFCKKSDWNYMSFRFWIGSWITLILVILVAIDASAFVCYITRFTEENFATLIAFIFIYKAIENVLSIGKKYPINTHANEPFNYECWCKPPNGSLPSSYDNINWTALDQKTCQSYNGTLVGDGCNLPHYIPDVFLMSIILFMGTFLLSVELKDFKNALFFPSKVRQVVSDFAVIIAIFSMSTLDHFVNIPTPKLEVPEEFKPTLAGRGWMIWPFQSNPWWSAIVACLPALLGTILIFMDQQITAVIVNRKENKLKKGCGYHLDLFVLAILIEICSVMGLPWFVAATVLSINHVNSLKLESECAAPGEKPQFLGVREQRVTHILIFLMIGCSVLLTPMLRHIPMPVLFGVFLYMGVASLKGLQFFDRILIMLMPVKYQPDYMFLRQVPLKRVHLFTTIQLTCLACLWIIKSFSSTSILFPLMLVVMIGIRKSLDLLFTQRELKILDDVMPEPSRKHAEDLRQLESGEEQNESMGYGPSGNIQISLANGNIMKIPMASINISEEVNKTGIWQQVNEGNEKTKQVKLINAGKQKKHSKKENLLMADETTRLTTMTEEDEDDSGISIKVDLIRSKESISPLTINGTTSAETSV, from the exons ATGCAACGAAGTATGGACCCTGAGGAAATATCTGACAGCTATGATTCATC ACCGTGGATGCAGCCAGGTATCGGAGGCGGAGGTGGCGCGGCCCACGTAGGTGGGACAGGTGACGACGAGGCTCCGAAAGATCCCGGTGTTCGGATCACTCATCAATCTTACACCGAGAAAGACTTCGAAG GTCACAGAGCGCACACGGTATATGTGGGCGTGCATCTACCAGGCGAAAGGAGACATCGTCGTCATCACAAGCACCATCATTCTCAACGTCAGTTGGGAACAAGCAGTACCGATAAGGAGAATGTCGACAACGATAGGCCCA GACAATTGCTGATGACTCGAAGGAGTCGACTATCTAATATCTGCGATCCCGACGGCGAGATGATAC TTACGCCGCCAGCCCAGAGGGTGCAGTTTATTCTGGGCGAGGAAGTCGGGGACGATGCACACGAGTCCCACCCCCTCTTCTCCGAGATGGAGGAGCTCGTCAAGGATGGTGACGAGATGGAATGGAAGGAAACGGCCAG GTGGATTAAGTTCGAGGAAGACGTGGAGGAGGGTGGAAATAGGTGGAGCAAACCTCACGTAGCGACGCTCTCGCTACACGCTCTTTTCGAGCTAAGGAGCCTGCTGTTAAATGGAACTGTGATGTTGGACATGGAGGCGGCGAGTTTGGAACAAATCGCTGATTTGGTACTCGATAACATGATCAACAAGGGCTCCTTGCCGATCGAGGCGAGGGAAAAG GTCAGGGAAGCTCTTCTGGTGAGGCATCGGCATCAACATGAGAGACGCAAGGATAACAACATGTCCAGGCTACCAATTATCAGATCCTTGGCCGAAATAGGTCGAAATCATTCCTCTTCGAAGA ATTCCGACTGTACTTGTGGTTTGCATGCGTTGTTGACGTCAGATTTACAGGAGCGTCGCGACGCTAGGGACGCCTACGCTCCCTCCGTCGCTCGCAGTAGCAGTTGCCCAAATTCGAATACGGCTCTGCTTTCGAAAGAAGCGAAAGATCTGAAAGGACCGTACCTTCTAGTTCCAG GCCAAGAACCAGGCACCAACGGGATGGATCGAAGTCCAAGCAGCGTGTCAATTAGCCGAAATCACAGTTCGTCCGCCTTAGAAAACGGAGACGCAAATCACAAG GGTAATACTCATTTTATGCGGAAAATACCAGCTGGAGCCGAGGCGAGCAACATTCTCGTAGGAGAAGTCGATTTTTTAGATAAAACGCTGTCAGCCTTTATTCGGCTAAGCCAGGCGGGAATAATGGGTGACTTAACGGAAGTTCCTGTGCCAACAAGATTTATATTTGTCCTGCTCGGACCTACG GGTGGAATCACAGGTTTCCACGAGATTGGCCGTGCCATGGCTACGCTGATGTCCGACGAGGTCTTCCATGACGTAGCGTACAAGGCCAAGAACAGAAATCATCTGCTTGCAGGAATCGACGAGTTTTTGGACGCTGTTACGGTTCTACCGCCAGGAGAATGGGACCCTGCGATCAGAATAGAACCGCCTGCCGCTATTCCTTCGCAG GATGTAAGGAAGCGACCAAAAGAAGAGAAACCGAAGGAAGACCTAGACGACGAAGCAGACGAGCAAAAGTTGAGGGAAGAATCCGGTCTGTCGAGAACTGGCAGGCTTTTCGGTGGCTTGGTAAACGACATAAAGAGAAAAGTGCCGTTTTATTTTTCCGACTTCAAGGACGCGTTGGCCCTTCAATGCGTAGCCTCTTTTATCTTCCTGTATTTTGCCTGCCTCTCGCCTATAATTACATTCGGTGGTTTGCTGAGCGAAGCCACAGGCAAAAATATGGCCGCCATGGAGTCGCTCGTTTCCGGTTTCGTTTGCGGCATCGGATATGGATTTTTCTCCGGTCAACCTCTCACCATTCTCGGTTCCACCGGCCCGGTCTTAGTCTTCGAGACGATAGTCTACGAATTTTGCAA GAAATCAGATTGGAACTACATGTCGTTCCGCTTCTGGATCGGCTCGTGGATAACACTGATTCTGGTAATCCTCGTGGCGATCGACGCTAGCGCTTTCGTGTGCTACATCACGCGGTTCACGGAGGAAAACTTTGCCACTCTGATCGCATTTATCTTCATTTACAAG GCCATCGAAAACGTATTGTCCATCGGCAAAAAGTATCCTATAAATACTCATGCGAACGAACCGTTCAACTACGAGTGTTGGTGCAAGCCGCCGAATGGCAGCCTACCGTCTAGCTACGACAACATTAATTGGACGGCTCTCGATCAAAAAACATGCCAG AGTTACAACGGCACGCTGGTGGGCGATGGTTGCAACCTACCGCACTACATACCCGATGTGTTCCTCATGTCAATTATACTATTCATGGGCACATTCTTGCTATCCGTCGAGCTCAAAGATTTCAAGAACGCTCTCTTCTTTCCATCAAAG GTCAGACAGGTGGTCAGTGATTTTGCGGTGATCATCGCGATTTTTTCGATGAGCACGCTCGACCATTTCGTGAATATTCCAACGCCCAAGCTCGAAGTACCGGAGGAATTCAAGCCGACGTTGGCCGGTCGGGGATGGATGATCTGGCCTTTTCAAAGCAATCCATGGTGGAGCGCCATCGTCGCGTGTCTGCCAGCTCTCTTAGGCACTATACTGATTTTTATGGATCAACAAATTACAGCCGTGATAGTCAATAGGAAAGAGAACAAATTAAAG AAAGGATGCGGCTATCATTTGGATCTGTTCGTCCTTGCGATCCTGATAGAAATTTGCTCGGTGATGGGACTGCCCTGGTTCGTCGCGGCAACGGTGCTCTCGATCAATCACGTGAATTCGTTGAAACTGGAATCGGAATGTGCCGCGCCAGGTGAAAAACCGCAGTTCCTCGGTGTCCGCGAACAGCGTGTTACACACATTTTAATCTTTTTGATGATCGGCTGCTCGGTTCTGCTCACGCCAATGCTGAGACACATACCGATGCCGGTGCTGTTTGGAGTTTTCCTCTACATGGGAGTTGCTTCGTTGAAGGGACTTCAATTTTTCGACAGAATTTTAATCATGCTGATGCCGGTTAAATACCAACCTGACTATATGTTCCTTCGGCAG GTACCACTGAAACGCGTTCATCTGTTTACAACGATACAGTTGACTTGTTTAGCCTGCTTGTGGATTATCAAATCTTTCAGCAGCACCTCCATCCTGTTTCCTTTGATG TTGGTGGTGATGATCGGGATACGAAAGTCCTTAGACTTGTTGTTCACTCAACGCGAGTTAAAGATCTTGGACGACGTAATGCCGGAACCAAGCAGGAAACACGCCGAAGATCTACGACAACTGGAGAGCGGCGAG GAACAGAACGAGTCTATGGGATACGGACCGTCGGGAAACATACAGATTTCGTTAGCGAACGGCAACATTATGAAGATCCCAATGGCGAGCATCAATATCAGCGAAGAGGTGAATAAAACCGGGATTTGGCAACAAGTGAACGAAGGCAACGAGAAAACGAAACAAGTGAAACTTATCAA CGCGGGAAAGCAGAAGAAGCATTCGAAGAAGGAAAACCTGTTGATGGCTGACGAGACTACGAGGCTGACTACGATGACCGAAGAGGACGAAGATGACAGTGGAATCTCTATCAAG GTAGACTTGATACGATCGAAGGAAAGCATCAGCCCGTTAACGATTAACGGCACTACTTCGGCCGAGACTTCTGTCTAA
- the LOC126919157 gene encoding electrogenic sodium bicarbonate cotransporter 1 isoform X3 codes for MNSNAFEYDSRPWMQPGIGGGGGAAHVGGTGDDEAPKDPGVRITHQSYTEKDFEGHRAHTVYVGVHLPGERRHRRHHKHHHSQRQLGTSSTDKENVDNDRPRQLLMTRRSRLSNICDPDGEMILTPPAQRVQFILGEEVGDDAHESHPLFSEMEELVKDGDEMEWKETARWIKFEEDVEEGGNRWSKPHVATLSLHALFELRSLLLNGTVMLDMEAASLEQIADLVLDNMINKGSLPIEAREKVREALLVRHRHQHERRKDNNMSRLPIIRSLAEIGRNHSSSKNSDCTCGLHALLTSDLQERRDARDAYAPSVARSSSCPNSNTALLSKEAKDLKGPYLLVPVEESNSAPAIAGATSHGSGPALNAGSRFLAIPGNPGQEPGTNGMDRSPSSVSISRNHSSSALENGDANHKGNTHFMRKIPAGAEASNILVGEVDFLDKTLSAFIRLSQAGIMGDLTEVPVPTRFIFVLLGPTGGITGFHEIGRAMATLMSDEVFHDVAYKAKNRNHLLAGIDEFLDAVTVLPPGEWDPAIRIEPPAAIPSQDVRKRPKEEKPKEDLDDEADEQKLREESGLSRTGRLFGGLVNDIKRKVPFYFSDFKDALALQCVASFIFLYFACLSPIITFGGLLSEATGKNMAAMESLVSGFVCGIGYGFFSGQPLTILGSTGPVLVFETIVYEFCKKSDWNYMSFRFWIGSWITLILVILVAIDASAFVCYITRFTEENFATLIAFIFIYKAIENVLSIGKKYPINTHANEPFNYECWCKPPNGSLPSSYDNINWTALDQKTCQSYNGTLVGDGCNLPHYIPDVFLMSIILFMGTFLLSVELKDFKNALFFPSKVRQVVSDFAVIIAIFSMSTLDHFVNIPTPKLEVPEEFKPTLAGRGWMIWPFQSNPWWSAIVACLPALLGTILIFMDQQITAVIVNRKENKLKKGCGYHLDLFVLAILIEICSVMGLPWFVAATVLSINHVNSLKLESECAAPGEKPQFLGVREQRVTHILIFLMIGCSVLLTPMLRHIPMPVLFGVFLYMGVASLKGLQFFDRILIMLMPVKYQPDYMFLRQVPLKRVHLFTTIQLTCLACLWIIKSFSSTSILFPLMLVVMIGIRKSLDLLFTQRELKILDDVMPEPSRKHAEDLRQLESGEEQNESMGYGPSGNIQISLANGNIMKIPMASINISEEVNKTGIWQQVNEGNEKTKQVKLINAGKQKKHSKKENLLMADETTRLTTMTEEDEDDSGISIKVDLIRSKESISPLTINGTTSAETSV; via the exons ATGAACTCTAACGCCTTCGAGTACGATTCGAG ACCGTGGATGCAGCCAGGTATCGGAGGCGGAGGTGGCGCGGCCCACGTAGGTGGGACAGGTGACGACGAGGCTCCGAAAGATCCCGGTGTTCGGATCACTCATCAATCTTACACCGAGAAAGACTTCGAAG GTCACAGAGCGCACACGGTATATGTGGGCGTGCATCTACCAGGCGAAAGGAGACATCGTCGTCATCACAAGCACCATCATTCTCAACGTCAGTTGGGAACAAGCAGTACCGATAAGGAGAATGTCGACAACGATAGGCCCA GACAATTGCTGATGACTCGAAGGAGTCGACTATCTAATATCTGCGATCCCGACGGCGAGATGATAC TTACGCCGCCAGCCCAGAGGGTGCAGTTTATTCTGGGCGAGGAAGTCGGGGACGATGCACACGAGTCCCACCCCCTCTTCTCCGAGATGGAGGAGCTCGTCAAGGATGGTGACGAGATGGAATGGAAGGAAACGGCCAG GTGGATTAAGTTCGAGGAAGACGTGGAGGAGGGTGGAAATAGGTGGAGCAAACCTCACGTAGCGACGCTCTCGCTACACGCTCTTTTCGAGCTAAGGAGCCTGCTGTTAAATGGAACTGTGATGTTGGACATGGAGGCGGCGAGTTTGGAACAAATCGCTGATTTGGTACTCGATAACATGATCAACAAGGGCTCCTTGCCGATCGAGGCGAGGGAAAAG GTCAGGGAAGCTCTTCTGGTGAGGCATCGGCATCAACATGAGAGACGCAAGGATAACAACATGTCCAGGCTACCAATTATCAGATCCTTGGCCGAAATAGGTCGAAATCATTCCTCTTCGAAGA ATTCCGACTGTACTTGTGGTTTGCATGCGTTGTTGACGTCAGATTTACAGGAGCGTCGCGACGCTAGGGACGCCTACGCTCCCTCCGTCGCTCGCAGTAGCAGTTGCCCAAATTCGAATACGGCTCTGCTTTCGAAAGAAGCGAAAGATCTGAAAGGACCGTACCTTCTAGTTCCAG TGGAGGAATCGAATTCTGCCCCGGCGATCGCCGGCGCTACAAGTCACGGCAGTGGGCCAGCGCTGAATGCCGGTAGCCGCTTCCTTGCCATACCCGGTAATCCCG GCCAAGAACCAGGCACCAACGGGATGGATCGAAGTCCAAGCAGCGTGTCAATTAGCCGAAATCACAGTTCGTCCGCCTTAGAAAACGGAGACGCAAATCACAAG GGTAATACTCATTTTATGCGGAAAATACCAGCTGGAGCCGAGGCGAGCAACATTCTCGTAGGAGAAGTCGATTTTTTAGATAAAACGCTGTCAGCCTTTATTCGGCTAAGCCAGGCGGGAATAATGGGTGACTTAACGGAAGTTCCTGTGCCAACAAGATTTATATTTGTCCTGCTCGGACCTACG GGTGGAATCACAGGTTTCCACGAGATTGGCCGTGCCATGGCTACGCTGATGTCCGACGAGGTCTTCCATGACGTAGCGTACAAGGCCAAGAACAGAAATCATCTGCTTGCAGGAATCGACGAGTTTTTGGACGCTGTTACGGTTCTACCGCCAGGAGAATGGGACCCTGCGATCAGAATAGAACCGCCTGCCGCTATTCCTTCGCAG GATGTAAGGAAGCGACCAAAAGAAGAGAAACCGAAGGAAGACCTAGACGACGAAGCAGACGAGCAAAAGTTGAGGGAAGAATCCGGTCTGTCGAGAACTGGCAGGCTTTTCGGTGGCTTGGTAAACGACATAAAGAGAAAAGTGCCGTTTTATTTTTCCGACTTCAAGGACGCGTTGGCCCTTCAATGCGTAGCCTCTTTTATCTTCCTGTATTTTGCCTGCCTCTCGCCTATAATTACATTCGGTGGTTTGCTGAGCGAAGCCACAGGCAAAAATATGGCCGCCATGGAGTCGCTCGTTTCCGGTTTCGTTTGCGGCATCGGATATGGATTTTTCTCCGGTCAACCTCTCACCATTCTCGGTTCCACCGGCCCGGTCTTAGTCTTCGAGACGATAGTCTACGAATTTTGCAA GAAATCAGATTGGAACTACATGTCGTTCCGCTTCTGGATCGGCTCGTGGATAACACTGATTCTGGTAATCCTCGTGGCGATCGACGCTAGCGCTTTCGTGTGCTACATCACGCGGTTCACGGAGGAAAACTTTGCCACTCTGATCGCATTTATCTTCATTTACAAG GCCATCGAAAACGTATTGTCCATCGGCAAAAAGTATCCTATAAATACTCATGCGAACGAACCGTTCAACTACGAGTGTTGGTGCAAGCCGCCGAATGGCAGCCTACCGTCTAGCTACGACAACATTAATTGGACGGCTCTCGATCAAAAAACATGCCAG AGTTACAACGGCACGCTGGTGGGCGATGGTTGCAACCTACCGCACTACATACCCGATGTGTTCCTCATGTCAATTATACTATTCATGGGCACATTCTTGCTATCCGTCGAGCTCAAAGATTTCAAGAACGCTCTCTTCTTTCCATCAAAG GTCAGACAGGTGGTCAGTGATTTTGCGGTGATCATCGCGATTTTTTCGATGAGCACGCTCGACCATTTCGTGAATATTCCAACGCCCAAGCTCGAAGTACCGGAGGAATTCAAGCCGACGTTGGCCGGTCGGGGATGGATGATCTGGCCTTTTCAAAGCAATCCATGGTGGAGCGCCATCGTCGCGTGTCTGCCAGCTCTCTTAGGCACTATACTGATTTTTATGGATCAACAAATTACAGCCGTGATAGTCAATAGGAAAGAGAACAAATTAAAG AAAGGATGCGGCTATCATTTGGATCTGTTCGTCCTTGCGATCCTGATAGAAATTTGCTCGGTGATGGGACTGCCCTGGTTCGTCGCGGCAACGGTGCTCTCGATCAATCACGTGAATTCGTTGAAACTGGAATCGGAATGTGCCGCGCCAGGTGAAAAACCGCAGTTCCTCGGTGTCCGCGAACAGCGTGTTACACACATTTTAATCTTTTTGATGATCGGCTGCTCGGTTCTGCTCACGCCAATGCTGAGACACATACCGATGCCGGTGCTGTTTGGAGTTTTCCTCTACATGGGAGTTGCTTCGTTGAAGGGACTTCAATTTTTCGACAGAATTTTAATCATGCTGATGCCGGTTAAATACCAACCTGACTATATGTTCCTTCGGCAG GTACCACTGAAACGCGTTCATCTGTTTACAACGATACAGTTGACTTGTTTAGCCTGCTTGTGGATTATCAAATCTTTCAGCAGCACCTCCATCCTGTTTCCTTTGATG TTGGTGGTGATGATCGGGATACGAAAGTCCTTAGACTTGTTGTTCACTCAACGCGAGTTAAAGATCTTGGACGACGTAATGCCGGAACCAAGCAGGAAACACGCCGAAGATCTACGACAACTGGAGAGCGGCGAG GAACAGAACGAGTCTATGGGATACGGACCGTCGGGAAACATACAGATTTCGTTAGCGAACGGCAACATTATGAAGATCCCAATGGCGAGCATCAATATCAGCGAAGAGGTGAATAAAACCGGGATTTGGCAACAAGTGAACGAAGGCAACGAGAAAACGAAACAAGTGAAACTTATCAA CGCGGGAAAGCAGAAGAAGCATTCGAAGAAGGAAAACCTGTTGATGGCTGACGAGACTACGAGGCTGACTACGATGACCGAAGAGGACGAAGATGACAGTGGAATCTCTATCAAG GTAGACTTGATACGATCGAAGGAAAGCATCAGCCCGTTAACGATTAACGGCACTACTTCGGCCGAGACTTCTGTCTAA